The Streptomyces sp. Alt3 genome has a segment encoding these proteins:
- a CDS encoding SigB/SigF/SigG family RNA polymerase sigma factor, producing the protein MTAHTAQTAGAERACAPGGLPWIEDAGLIAPQDARRLSRLFFDRLQALDEGTPEHQYARNTLIEMNLSLVRFAAGRFRNRGSGDMEDIVQVGTIGLIKAIDRFDLAREVEFTSFAVPYIVGEIKRFFRDTTWSVHVPRRLQELRVDLAKAKEALAADLDRDPTVQELAGYLGLEEEEITEGIVAANGYTAGSLEMPADAGDHAGRATAGRTYADVLGEPDPAMETVENLHTLAPLLGELDARERRIIDMRFGQEMTQARIGEELGISQMHVSRLLSRILRKLRSGMLTQD; encoded by the coding sequence ATGACCGCGCACACTGCACAAACCGCCGGCGCGGAACGAGCATGTGCCCCCGGCGGACTCCCCTGGATCGAGGACGCCGGGCTGATCGCCCCGCAGGACGCACGAAGGCTGTCGAGGCTCTTCTTCGACCGGCTGCAGGCCCTGGACGAGGGCACCCCCGAGCACCAGTACGCCCGTAACACCCTGATCGAGATGAACCTGTCCCTCGTACGCTTCGCCGCCGGACGCTTCAGGAACCGGGGCAGCGGCGACATGGAGGACATCGTCCAGGTCGGCACCATCGGCCTGATCAAGGCCATCGACCGCTTCGACCTCGCCCGCGAGGTCGAGTTCACCTCGTTCGCCGTGCCGTACATCGTCGGGGAGATCAAGCGTTTCTTCCGGGACACCACGTGGTCCGTCCATGTGCCGCGCAGGCTCCAGGAGCTGCGGGTGGACCTCGCGAAGGCCAAGGAGGCACTGGCGGCGGACCTCGACCGGGACCCCACGGTGCAGGAGCTCGCCGGGTACCTGGGTCTCGAGGAGGAGGAGATCACCGAGGGCATCGTCGCCGCCAACGGTTACACGGCCGGCTCGCTGGAGATGCCTGCCGATGCCGGGGACCACGCGGGCCGCGCGACGGCCGGGCGTACGTACGCCGACGTACTGGGTGAGCCGGACCCCGCGATGGAGACGGTGGAGAACCTCCATACGCTCGCCCCGCTGCTCGGCGAGCTCGACGCGCGCGAGCGCCGCATCATCGACATGCGGTTCGGCCAGGAGATGACGCAGGCCCGCATAGGCGAGGAGCTGGGCATCTCGCAGATGCACGTCTCCAGGCTGCTCAGCCGCATCCTCCGCAAGCTCCGCAGCGGCATGTTGACCCAGGACTGA
- a CDS encoding bifunctional o-acetylhomoserine/o-acetylserine sulfhydrylase, which yields MSQPVDSVTAGHTPEDHDRQDAGAAWSFETKQIHSGAVPDPTTGARAVPIYQSTSFVFRDTQHAADLFSLAEPGNIYTRIHNPTQDVLEQRVAALEGGVAAVALASGQAAETLALLTLAGAGDHVVSSASLYGGTYNLFRHTLPRFGIEVSFVEDPDDVEAWRAAVRPETKALFAETLGNPRGDVLDIRSVADVAHEAGVPLVVDNTVPTPYLLRPLEHGADIVVHSATKFLGGHGTTIGGVVVDGGTFDFGAHAERFADFHTPDPSYHGLRYWPDLGHGAFAAKLRVQLLRDLGPALSPHSAFLLLQGVETLSLRLERHTSNALALARWLEGRDEVSAVHYAGLESSPWYDAGRRYLPRGAGAVLAFELRDGVEAGKRFVDAVELFSHLANIGDVRSLIIHPASTTHSQLTEEELAATGATAGLVRLSVGLENVDDLKADLEAGFRAAKAAS from the coding sequence ATGAGCCAGCCCGTCGACTCCGTCACCGCGGGGCACACGCCTGAGGACCACGACCGGCAGGACGCCGGGGCCGCCTGGTCCTTCGAGACGAAGCAGATCCACTCCGGCGCGGTGCCGGATCCGACGACCGGTGCCCGCGCGGTGCCGATCTACCAGTCGACGTCCTTCGTCTTCAGGGACACCCAGCACGCGGCCGACCTCTTCTCCCTGGCCGAGCCCGGCAACATCTACACCCGGATCCACAACCCCACGCAGGACGTCCTGGAACAACGCGTCGCCGCGCTCGAGGGCGGCGTGGCCGCCGTCGCGCTCGCCTCCGGCCAGGCGGCCGAGACTCTCGCGCTCCTCACGCTGGCGGGCGCCGGTGACCACGTGGTCTCCTCCGCCTCCCTCTACGGCGGTACGTACAACCTGTTCCGGCACACGCTCCCCCGGTTCGGCATCGAGGTCTCGTTCGTGGAGGACCCCGACGACGTCGAAGCCTGGCGGGCGGCCGTCCGGCCGGAGACCAAGGCTCTGTTCGCCGAGACGCTCGGCAATCCGCGGGGCGACGTGCTCGACATCCGGAGCGTGGCGGACGTGGCGCACGAGGCGGGGGTTCCCCTCGTCGTGGACAACACGGTGCCCACGCCCTATCTCCTGCGGCCTCTGGAGCACGGCGCCGACATCGTGGTCCACTCCGCGACGAAGTTCCTCGGCGGTCACGGCACCACCATCGGGGGTGTCGTCGTGGACGGCGGCACCTTCGACTTCGGAGCGCACGCAGAGCGGTTCGCGGACTTCCACACGCCCGACCCCAGCTATCACGGGCTGCGGTACTGGCCGGATCTGGGGCACGGAGCCTTCGCCGCGAAACTGCGCGTCCAGCTGCTGCGCGACCTCGGACCCGCGCTCTCGCCGCACTCGGCCTTCCTGCTCCTCCAGGGTGTGGAGACGCTCAGCCTGCGTCTGGAGCGGCACACCTCCAACGCGCTGGCGCTGGCACGCTGGCTGGAGGGCCGCGACGAGGTGTCGGCGGTGCACTACGCCGGCCTCGAGTCCAGCCCCTGGTACGACGCCGGCCGGCGCTACCTGCCGCGCGGAGCCGGCGCGGTGCTCGCCTTCGAGCTGCGGGACGGGGTGGAGGCCGGCAAGCGGTTCGTCGACGCGGTCGAGCTGTTCAGCCACCTCGCCAACATCGGTGACGTGCGAAGCCTGATCATCCACCCGGCGTCGACGACGCACAGCCAGCTGACCGAGGAGGAGCTCGCCGCGACGGGCGCGACGGCGGGGCTGGTGCGCCTTTCGGTGGGCCTGGAGAACGTGGACGATCTCAAGGCCGATCTGGAGGCAGGGTTCCGCGCCGCGAAGGCGGCGTCCTGA
- a CDS encoding NUDIX domain-containing protein, with translation MSTVRRSAGLLLFRVVADEDGRPDAEVLIGHMGGPFWAGREAAAWSVPKGEYEPAEEEPAAAARREFQEELGLPLPDGAWVPLGEARQSGGKIVTVWAVEAWLDPAGAVPGTFTMEWPRGSGVLREFPEMDRFAWCTPDESLERLVAGQRVFVERLRAYVREGRAPSEA, from the coding sequence ATGTCGACTGTCAGGCGCAGTGCGGGTCTCCTGCTCTTCCGGGTCGTTGCCGACGAGGACGGCCGGCCCGACGCGGAGGTGCTGATCGGCCATATGGGCGGGCCGTTCTGGGCCGGGCGCGAGGCGGCGGCGTGGTCGGTCCCCAAGGGCGAGTACGAGCCCGCCGAGGAGGAGCCTGCCGCCGCCGCACGCCGGGAGTTCCAGGAGGAGCTCGGGCTGCCCCTGCCCGACGGTGCCTGGGTTCCGCTGGGCGAGGCACGTCAGTCCGGCGGCAAGATCGTCACCGTATGGGCCGTGGAGGCCTGGCTGGACCCTGCCGGGGCGGTCCCGGGAACCTTCACCATGGAGTGGCCGAGGGGCTCCGGCGTGCTGCGGGAGTTCCCTGAGATGGACCGGTTCGCATGGTGCACGCCGGACGAGTCCCTCGAACGGCTGGTGGCGGGCCAGCGGGTCTTCGTCGAGCGGTTACGTGCCTACGTACGCGAGGGGCGCGCCCCTTCTGAGGCGTAG
- a CDS encoding GNAT family N-acetyltransferase, with the protein MPDPTPHPLDNPARASLTGPHAHFAERRGRILRYLPDVTPWLALPDEPDAQDWADVAALAGPGSPVTLTAFREPPPADWEIVFQAEGVQLVDDTVDAAPDPEAQLLGPADVPEMLDLVERTRPGPFLPRTVELGTYLGIRRSGVLVAMAGERLHPPGWTEISGVCTDGSVRGQGLASRLVRAVAHGIRERGETPFLHAAGSNTSAIRLYESLGFALRRRTAFLSALVPADAVPAVDARTRDRGTGSLEQVGR; encoded by the coding sequence ATGCCCGACCCCACACCTCATCCACTGGACAATCCCGCGCGCGCCTCGCTCACCGGCCCGCACGCCCACTTCGCCGAGCGCCGCGGTCGCATCCTGCGCTACCTCCCCGACGTCACCCCCTGGCTTGCCCTGCCTGACGAGCCCGACGCCCAGGACTGGGCCGACGTGGCCGCCCTCGCGGGCCCCGGCTCGCCGGTCACGCTCACCGCGTTCCGCGAGCCCCCGCCCGCCGACTGGGAGATCGTCTTCCAGGCCGAAGGTGTCCAGCTGGTCGACGACACCGTGGACGCCGCCCCCGACCCGGAAGCCCAGCTGCTCGGCCCGGCCGACGTCCCGGAGATGCTGGACCTCGTCGAGCGCACCCGCCCGGGCCCGTTCCTGCCACGCACCGTGGAGCTCGGCACCTACCTCGGTATCCGCCGGTCCGGAGTACTCGTCGCGATGGCGGGGGAGCGACTGCACCCGCCGGGCTGGACCGAGATCAGCGGCGTCTGCACCGACGGTTCCGTCCGGGGCCAGGGTCTCGCGTCGAGGCTGGTCAGGGCCGTGGCCCATGGCATCAGGGAGCGGGGCGAGACACCCTTCCTGCACGCCGCGGGGTCGAACACCTCAGCCATCCGGCTCTACGAATCCCTCGGTTTCGCCCTGCGCCGCAGGACCGCCTTCCTGTCGGCGCTGGTCCCGGCGGACGCGGTGCCGGCCGTCGACGCCAGGACCCGGGACCGTGGGACGGGTAGCTTGGAACAAGTGGGGCGATAG
- a CDS encoding PP2C family protein-serine/threonine phosphatase — MVMGLRRPSEARRASLPGVETGEESAGASRIGNVALALWLFLLTAAVVVLDAFTGDDLPVIPLLVVLPALTSVFCSVRQTTAVAAWVTAVVVATRIPATGAFWDVLFLIGFTALASSLGVVACAARIRHATEVARLRTAAVALQRQILRPLPIVTSRICAHGLYEPIEEDRFVGGDIYEVVQSPHGTRVIIGDVQGKGLPAIGAGFAALGAFREAAVRESDIVAVADSVEDAVARHNAFTAETGEAERFVTALVLGFDGGDRVQVVNCGHLPPRLLHDGRASVVTLHRTSVPLGMADLSGDARAAEWIDFPPDAALLVCTDGVTEARDATGDFYPFDERLGRWADRDPDQVLEALQADLQDFAGGVRRDDVAVLVLSRPSEGSSAAEPAGGAAT; from the coding sequence GTGGTCATGGGACTCCGGCGCCCGTCCGAGGCGCGTAGGGCGTCGCTGCCCGGCGTGGAGACGGGCGAGGAGTCCGCGGGTGCCTCCCGGATCGGGAACGTGGCGCTCGCCCTGTGGCTCTTCCTCCTCACCGCCGCCGTCGTCGTCCTGGACGCCTTCACCGGCGACGACCTCCCTGTCATCCCGCTCCTGGTCGTGCTGCCCGCGCTGACTTCGGTCTTCTGCTCGGTGCGGCAGACCACCGCCGTGGCGGCATGGGTCACGGCGGTGGTCGTGGCGACCAGGATCCCCGCGACGGGTGCCTTCTGGGACGTGCTCTTCCTCATCGGCTTCACCGCTCTCGCCAGTTCCCTCGGCGTCGTGGCCTGTGCCGCGCGCATCCGGCACGCCACCGAGGTGGCGAGGCTGCGTACGGCGGCCGTCGCCCTCCAGCGGCAGATCCTGCGCCCGCTCCCCATCGTCACGAGCCGGATCTGCGCCCACGGGCTCTACGAACCGATCGAGGAGGACCGCTTCGTCGGGGGTGACATCTACGAGGTCGTGCAGTCGCCGCACGGGACCCGCGTGATCATCGGCGATGTGCAGGGCAAGGGGCTTCCCGCGATCGGAGCAGGTTTCGCGGCACTCGGAGCGTTCCGTGAGGCCGCCGTGCGGGAGTCCGACATCGTCGCGGTGGCCGACTCCGTCGAGGACGCGGTCGCCCGGCACAACGCCTTCACCGCCGAGACCGGAGAGGCCGAGCGCTTCGTCACCGCCCTGGTGCTGGGGTTCGACGGAGGTGACCGGGTGCAGGTCGTCAACTGCGGGCATCTGCCGCCGCGGCTGCTGCACGACGGCCGGGCGTCGGTGGTCACCCTGCACCGGACGTCCGTACCGCTGGGCATGGCCGATCTCAGCGGTGACGCGCGTGCCGCGGAGTGGATCGACTTCCCGCCGGACGCCGCTCTGCTCGTCTGCACCGACGGGGTGACCGAGGCCCGCGACGCCACCGGTGACTTCTACCCCTTCGACGAGCGGCTCGGCCGGTGGGCCGACCGCGACCCGGACCAGGTACTGGAGGCGCTCCAGGCTGACCTCCAAGACTTCGCGGGCGGAGTACGCCGGGACGACGTCGCCGTGCTCGTCCTGAGCCGGCCCTCGGAAGGCTCGAGCGCGGCGGAGCCCGCCGGCGGCGCCGCGACGTGA
- the abc-f gene encoding ribosomal protection-like ABC-F family protein produces MSPQRTRAQLAMHDVSKAYGDRSVLDQVSLTVRPGEKAGVIGENGSGKSTLLRLMAGTEAPDGGDVTVSFPGGSGHLAQTLALDPRSTVQDAVDAALAGLRDLERLIRETEEAMAGEEPTDARLAAYGDLLTAYEERGGYQADARTDAALHGLGLGHLTRDRGLGTLSGGEQSRLALACVLAAAPELLLLDEPTNHLDAAAVTWLEDHLRAHRGTLVAVTHDRAFLERTTTVILEVDRDLRSVFRYGDGWDGYRAAKTAARRRWAQEHQEWLDDLARTGELVSAAGQRLASTGKDPRQGFGKHRRSHETKLSGQVRSARARLEELRRSPVPEPPRPLRLTADLALAGEAGGPSGGRGGHVPLAELESVRVGERLHLPSLKVEPGRRLLVTGPNGAGKTTLLRVLAGDLAPDAGTVRRRGRIGYLPQELPARPTRRTLLATFAAGRPGLPDEYEDELLALGLFRPDDLSVPVAALSVGQQRRLALARLVTRPADLLILDEPTNHIALGLVEELEAALDRYEGAVVVVSHDRSFRARFTGERLGLRAGRAVTESYASEGARPSRT; encoded by the coding sequence ATGTCTCCTCAGCGCACCCGCGCCCAACTGGCCATGCACGACGTCTCCAAGGCGTACGGCGACCGTTCCGTCCTCGATCAGGTGTCACTCACCGTCCGCCCCGGTGAGAAGGCGGGCGTCATCGGCGAGAACGGCTCCGGGAAGTCCACCCTGCTCCGGCTGATGGCCGGGACCGAGGCCCCGGACGGCGGCGACGTCACCGTCAGCTTCCCGGGCGGCAGCGGCCACCTCGCCCAGACCCTCGCACTCGACCCCCGCAGCACGGTCCAGGACGCCGTCGACGCCGCCCTGGCCGGGCTCCGCGACCTGGAACGCCTGATCCGCGAGACGGAGGAGGCCATGGCCGGCGAGGAACCCACCGACGCGCGGCTCGCGGCGTACGGCGACCTGCTGACGGCGTACGAGGAACGAGGCGGGTACCAGGCGGACGCCAGGACCGACGCCGCGCTGCACGGCCTCGGTCTCGGCCACCTCACCCGCGACCGCGGACTCGGCACCCTGTCCGGCGGGGAGCAGTCCCGGCTGGCCCTGGCCTGCGTGCTGGCCGCGGCGCCCGAACTGCTGCTCCTGGACGAGCCGACCAATCACCTCGACGCAGCCGCCGTCACCTGGCTGGAGGACCATCTCCGCGCCCATCGGGGCACCCTCGTCGCCGTCACCCACGACCGGGCGTTCCTGGAGCGCACCACCACGGTGATCCTGGAGGTCGACCGCGATCTGAGGAGCGTCTTCCGCTACGGCGACGGCTGGGACGGCTACCGCGCCGCGAAGACCGCCGCGCGCCGACGGTGGGCACAGGAGCACCAGGAGTGGCTGGACGACCTGGCACGGACCGGGGAGCTGGTGAGCGCCGCCGGGCAGCGCCTCGCGAGTACCGGGAAGGACCCCCGGCAGGGCTTCGGCAAGCACCGCCGGTCGCACGAGACCAAGCTGTCCGGCCAGGTCCGGTCCGCCAGGGCCCGCCTGGAGGAACTGCGCCGCTCGCCCGTTCCGGAGCCTCCCCGGCCACTGCGCCTCACGGCCGATCTGGCCCTCGCCGGCGAGGCCGGCGGCCCGTCGGGCGGCCGGGGCGGTCATGTCCCCCTGGCCGAGCTGGAATCCGTCCGCGTCGGCGAACGGCTTCACCTGCCCTCCCTGAAGGTCGAGCCCGGCCGGCGGCTCCTGGTCACCGGGCCCAACGGGGCGGGGAAGACCACGCTCCTGCGCGTTCTGGCCGGTGACCTCGCGCCCGACGCGGGAACGGTCCGGCGGCGGGGCAGGATCGGCTACCTCCCGCAGGAACTCCCCGCCCGGCCCACCCGCCGCACGCTGCTCGCCACCTTCGCCGCAGGCCGCCCCGGTCTCCCCGACGAGTACGAGGACGAGCTGCTGGCCCTCGGCCTGTTCCGCCCGGACGACCTGTCAGTGCCCGTGGCGGCCCTCTCCGTCGGGCAGCAGCGCAGACTCGCCCTGGCACGGCTGGTGACCCGTCCGGCGGACCTCCTCATCCTCGACGAGCCGACCAACCACATCGCGCTCGGCCTGGTCGAGGAACTGGAGGCAGCGCTCGACCGGTACGAGGGAGCCGTCGTCGTCGTCTCGCACGACCGGAGTTTCAGGGCCCGCTTCACCGGCGAACGTCTCGGACTCCGGGCCGGCCGCGCCGTGACGGAGAGCTACGCCTCAGAAGGGGCGCGCCCCTCGCGTACGTAG
- the metX gene encoding homoserine O-acetyltransferase MetX: MNRGTTSPALPLPPAAGGRREGDPPGRRSWAAFDGPFGLESGTDLPDVRLAYETWGHLAPDGANAVLVLHALTGDSHAAGPAGPGHPSAGWWDALIGPGRALDTDRWFVVAPNVLGGCQGSTGPSSRRSDGTRWGAAFPRLTVRDQVAAEARLADCLGIGRWAAVIGGSMGGMRALEWAVSRPGRTGSLLVLAAPAASTAEQIAWGSMQIAAIRNDPGWQGGRYHDAPPGSGPHRGLGLARRIAHVTYRSEAELDTRFGRRAQPGELPARGGRYQVESYLDHHADKLVRRFDAGSYVVLTQAMNAHDVGRGRGGTARALRRAGMPALIAGIDSDRLYPPAQQAEAAALLPGADHLRVIESPYGHDGFLIETEQVGALVRELLPPPHRPGPPGTDRRPLPLECP, encoded by the coding sequence CTGAACCGGGGCACCACGTCCCCCGCGCTACCCCTCCCGCCGGCTGCCGGAGGCCGACGGGAGGGGGACCCGCCCGGCCGCCGTTCGTGGGCGGCGTTCGACGGCCCGTTCGGGCTGGAGTCCGGGACGGATCTGCCGGATGTGCGGCTGGCGTACGAGACGTGGGGCCACCTCGCGCCGGACGGCGCCAACGCGGTTCTGGTCCTGCACGCGCTGACCGGGGACAGCCACGCGGCGGGCCCGGCCGGACCGGGACATCCGTCGGCCGGCTGGTGGGACGCGCTGATCGGCCCCGGCCGGGCGCTGGACACCGATCGCTGGTTCGTCGTCGCGCCGAATGTGCTGGGCGGCTGCCAGGGCAGCACGGGCCCGTCGTCACGGCGGTCCGACGGCACCCGCTGGGGTGCCGCGTTCCCGCGCCTGACGGTGCGTGACCAGGTGGCGGCGGAGGCGCGGCTCGCCGATTGCCTGGGCATCGGGCGGTGGGCCGCGGTGATCGGTGGGTCGATGGGCGGGATGCGGGCGCTCGAATGGGCGGTGAGCCGGCCGGGCCGTACGGGATCGCTGCTGGTGCTCGCCGCTCCCGCAGCGTCGACGGCCGAGCAGATCGCCTGGGGCAGCATGCAGATCGCCGCGATCCGGAACGACCCGGGCTGGCAGGGCGGCCGGTACCACGACGCACCGCCCGGCTCGGGCCCGCACCGGGGGCTCGGGCTCGCCCGGCGGATCGCCCATGTCACCTACCGGAGCGAGGCGGAGCTGGACACACGCTTCGGCCGGCGGGCGCAGCCCGGTGAACTGCCCGCACGGGGCGGGCGCTACCAGGTGGAGTCCTACCTGGACCACCACGCGGACAAGCTGGTGCGCCGATTCGACGCGGGCAGTTATGTGGTGCTCACGCAAGCGATGAACGCCCACGACGTGGGCCGGGGGCGCGGCGGAACGGCGCGGGCGCTGCGCCGGGCGGGCATGCCGGCGCTGATCGCCGGCATCGACTCGGACCGGCTCTACCCACCGGCACAGCAGGCGGAGGCAGCAGCGCTGCTGCCCGGCGCCGACCACCTCCGGGTCATCGAATCCCCTTACGGGCACGACGGTTTCCTCATCGAGACCGAGCAGGTGGGGGCTCTGGTGAGGGAGTTGTTGCCCCCGCCCCACCGGCCTGGTCCGCCCGGCACCGACCGCAGACCTCTTCCTCTGGAGTGTCCATGA